One part of the Vicia villosa cultivar HV-30 ecotype Madison, WI linkage group LG6, Vvil1.0, whole genome shotgun sequence genome encodes these proteins:
- the LOC131614142 gene encoding uncharacterized protein LOC131614142: MADQEQHNMEVRMEIDELKGSITKLTEMMQVLIARDAEPQRTVIAEVSEAVEDPIPVQRPPSTWPEFGLPPGYTPPFANTLGVGLSTQQIAPIPVIGEQSPIVHTTVQPTFNNPPFVYHVEDSERGDQEPNHEVKEVKEKYNVLEKRLKVVEGNDIFGFDTMNLCLVSDLTVPAKFKVPEFEKYKGHTCPKDHLTMYFRKMAAYANNDKLLVHIFQDSLAGASLKWYMSLKREHIQTWRDLGEAFLKQYKYNMDLAPDRRQLQIMTMRDRETFKVYAQRWRELAAQVEPPLAEKELTGMFMDTLQPVFYEKMIGSVSSSFADLVTIGERVEEGLKSGKIVNAAESSNNNQAKRFPGSFHRKKEGEANAVVTSGEGTQNPQPYQVPTYPQAPFMPYYQYPHVAAAQHQQPYLPMPSHQQPWNASHQNVLQSAPPNSQQSQNGQNNQNRPQKGPPKEPRRIDPIPMTYTELWPALVHKSLVAPRPTKAPTPPFSKGYNPNAKCAFHSGVVGHSIEDCWVLKEKVQDLIESKMLTFRDVNPNVITNPLPS, from the coding sequence ATGGCTGACCAAGAGCAACACAACATGGAAGTTAGGATGGAAATCGATGAGTTGAAGGGAAGCATTACCAAGCTCACTGAGATGATGCAAGTACTAATAGCTAGGGATGCTGAACCCCAAAGAACTGTCATAGCTGAAGTCTCCGAAGCTGTTGAGGATCCCATTCCTGTTCAGAGGCCACCTTCTACATGGCCAGAATTTGGTTTACCACCTGGCTACACTCCCCCATTCGCGAATACTTTGGGAGTAGGACTTTCTACGCAACAAATTGCACCAATACCTGTTATCGGTGAACAGTCACCGATTGTTCACACCACTGTTCAACCTACTTTCAACAATCCTCCTTTTGTCTATCATGTTGAAGATTCCGAACGTGGGGATCAAGAACCCAACCATGAGGTGAAAGAAGTGAAAGAAAAGTACAATGTCCTCGAGAAAAGATTGAAAGTCGTTGAAGGGAATGACATTTTTGGATTTGATACCATGAACCTCTGCTTGGTTTCTGACTTAACTGTGCCTGCAAAGTTCAAAGTCCCTGAGTTCGAGAAATACAAGGGGCATACTTGTCCTAAAGATCATCTGACTATGTACTTTCGTAAGATGGCTGCCTATGCTAACAATGACAAATTGCTTGTTCACATATTTCAAGATAGCTTAGCTGGAGCTTCTCTGAAATGGTACATGAGTTTGAAGAGGGAGCATATCCAAACATGGAGAGATTTAGGTGAAGCTTtcctgaaacaatacaagtacaacatgGACTTAGCCCCTGATCGCAGACAACTCCAGATTATGACTATGAGAGATAGGGAAACTTTCAAAGTGTATGCCCAACGCTGGAGAGAGTTAGCTGCTCAAGTCGAACCTCCTCTTGCTGAAAAAGAGCTTACTGGTATGTTTATGGATACCTTGCAGCCAGTCTTCTATGAGAAAATGATTGGAAGTGTCTCTTCTAGTTTTGCTGACCTGGTCACCATTGGAGAAAGGGTCGAAGAAGGCTTGAAAAGTGGCAAGATTGTCAACGCTGCTGAATCATCCAACAACAACCAAGCAAAGAGATTCCCTGGAAGCTTCCATAGAAAAAAGGAAGGTGAAGCTAATGCTGTTGTGACTAGTGGTGAAGGAACTCAGAATCCACAACCCTACCAAGTCCCAACTTATCCACAAGCGCCATTCATGCCTTACTATCAGTATCCGCATGTCGCAGCTGCTCAACATCAACAACCATACTTACCAATGCCATCGCATCAACAACCATGGAATGCTTCTCATCAGAATGTTTTACAAAGTGCTCCTCCGAATTCTCAACAAAGTCAGAATGGACAGAATAATCAAAATAGGCCTCAGAAAGGTCCACCAAAGGAGCCTCGTCGCATCGACCCAATTCCAATGACTTACACCGAATTGTGGCCTGCACTCGTCCATAAGTCGCTGGTAGCTCCTAGGCCAACTAAGGCTCCAACACCACCATTCTCCAAAGGATATAATCCGAATGCTAAGTGTGCTTTTCATAGTGGAGTAGTTGGTCATTCCATTGAAGACTGTTGGGTTCTTAAGGagaaggttcaagacctgatcgaGAGCAAGATGCTCACCTTTCGAGATGTTAATCCGAATGTGATCACTAATCCTCTACCTTCGTGA